In Exiguobacterium sibiricum 7-3, a genomic segment contains:
- a CDS encoding competence/damage-inducible protein A: MKAEIIAVGSELLLGEIANTNAQYLSEWLATCGIDVHYHTVVGDNRDRMVEVVTRAQERAELIVITGGLGPTEDDLTKEVVAELLGRTLHVDQPAYDRIEAFLKTRGRTMTENEKKQALVIDQADVLTNQAGLAPGMSVHTADHQYILLPGVPREMKRIIADHFDHLLGKETIKSRTLRFFGIGESALNDRLAELIRTARNPSVAPYAELAEVRLRLTAKALDEQVALDMLDALEQQVLAEVGSHFYGYGETSLPEVVLNRCREAGLTLSAAESLTGGAFASGLTDIQGASDVFRGSAVVYADNAKVNVLGVPQTLLDEQTAVSRDVAVAMAEGARKLYQTDLAIALTGEAGPTSNSGRTVGTVYCALAQTSGTQVLELTYPAFDRGMIRLRSVKDAYFMLLQNISPTDEMGKR; the protein is encoded by the coding sequence ATGAAAGCAGAAATCATTGCTGTCGGAAGTGAATTGTTGTTAGGGGAAATTGCGAATACGAATGCCCAGTATTTATCGGAGTGGCTTGCGACATGCGGCATTGACGTGCATTACCATACGGTCGTCGGAGATAACCGGGACCGGATGGTCGAAGTCGTCACACGGGCCCAGGAACGGGCGGAATTGATTGTCATTACCGGGGGGCTTGGACCGACGGAAGATGACTTGACGAAAGAGGTCGTGGCGGAACTGCTCGGACGGACGCTTCATGTGGATCAACCGGCCTACGACCGGATTGAGGCATTTTTAAAAACGCGGGGACGCACGATGACGGAGAACGAAAAAAAACAGGCCCTTGTCATCGATCAAGCCGATGTGCTAACGAATCAAGCGGGGCTTGCACCAGGGATGTCCGTTCATACAGCAGATCATCAGTATATTCTGTTGCCGGGTGTTCCACGGGAAATGAAGCGGATCATTGCAGACCATTTCGACCACTTGTTAGGCAAGGAAACGATTAAATCCAGAACATTACGTTTCTTCGGCATCGGAGAGTCGGCATTAAACGACCGATTGGCAGAGCTCATCCGGACAGCCCGCAATCCTTCCGTCGCCCCGTACGCCGAATTGGCGGAAGTCCGCCTCCGTCTGACTGCGAAGGCGCTTGATGAACAAGTCGCCCTCGACATGCTCGATGCGCTTGAGCAGCAAGTGCTTGCCGAAGTCGGAAGCCATTTTTACGGCTACGGAGAAACGAGTTTACCTGAAGTCGTTCTGAATCGGTGCCGGGAAGCCGGCTTGACCTTGTCAGCAGCGGAGTCGTTAACTGGTGGTGCTTTTGCGAGCGGCTTGACCGACATTCAAGGAGCAAGTGACGTCTTCCGGGGCAGCGCCGTCGTGTATGCGGATAACGCGAAAGTGAACGTCCTCGGGGTGCCGCAGACATTGCTTGATGAACAGACGGCAGTCAGCCGGGACGTTGCCGTTGCGATGGCGGAAGGGGCACGCAAACTCTATCAGACGGATCTTGCCATCGCCCTGACCGGTGAAGCCGGACCGACAAGTAACAGTGGACGAACCGTCGGAACAGTCTATTGTGCGCTGGCACAAACAAGCGGTACACAAGTGCTTGAATTGACGTATCCGGCCTTCGACCGTGGTATGATTAGATTACGTTCCGTCAAGGATGCTTACTTCATGCTCCTCCAAAATATCAGCCCGACAGACGAAATGGGCAAAAGATGA
- the rny gene encoding ribonuclease Y produces MGTTTWIVILLLAILIAFIVGYFLRKSIAEAKIQGAETEATKIVERAQVSAEATKKEALLEAKDEAFKLRTEVEKELRERRQELTKQEGRLLQKEETLDRRVDSIDRKEEQINTRDAEIAKRKHQAEELERKVEDLYEQGRQELVRVANLSQDEARAIIMDETKQAAMHDAAILQKEIEQKAKEEADKKARNILSLAIQRFAAEHIAETTVSVVNLPNDEMKGRIIGREGRNIRTLETLTGIDLIIDDTPEAVILSGFDPIRREVAKMALEKLVQDGRIHPARIEEMVDKSRREVDERIREIGEEATYDVGIHGIHPDLVKILGRLKYRTSYGQNVLFHSLEVAHLAGMMAAELGEDVTLAKRAGLLHDIGKAIDHEVEGSHVEIGVELGTKYKEHPTVINAIASHHGDTEATSVISVLVAAADALSAARPGARQETLESYIRRLERLEEISESFDGVEKSFAIQAGREVRIIVRPDVVDDVLAHKMASDIRKKIEEELDYPGHIKVTVIRETRAVEYAK; encoded by the coding sequence ATGGGTACAACAACTTGGATTGTCATACTTCTCCTCGCAATACTGATCGCATTCATCGTAGGCTACTTCTTGCGGAAATCGATTGCAGAAGCGAAGATTCAAGGCGCGGAAACAGAAGCGACGAAAATCGTGGAACGTGCACAAGTATCAGCGGAAGCAACGAAAAAAGAAGCATTGCTCGAAGCGAAAGATGAAGCTTTTAAACTTCGGACAGAAGTCGAAAAAGAGCTTCGTGAACGTCGTCAAGAGTTAACGAAACAAGAAGGACGATTGCTCCAAAAAGAAGAGACACTCGATCGCCGTGTTGATTCCATCGACCGTAAGGAAGAACAAATCAATACGCGGGATGCAGAGATCGCGAAACGGAAGCATCAAGCTGAAGAGTTAGAACGCAAAGTAGAGGACCTGTATGAACAGGGACGCCAAGAGCTCGTCCGTGTTGCGAATCTTTCGCAAGACGAGGCTAGAGCTATCATCATGGATGAGACGAAACAAGCTGCTATGCATGACGCAGCGATTCTTCAAAAAGAAATCGAACAAAAAGCAAAAGAAGAAGCAGACAAAAAAGCACGCAACATTCTTTCACTTGCGATTCAACGGTTCGCCGCGGAACATATCGCAGAGACGACGGTTTCTGTCGTCAACTTGCCGAATGACGAAATGAAAGGCCGTATCATCGGTCGTGAAGGTCGAAACATTCGGACGCTTGAAACGTTGACAGGTATCGATTTAATCATCGATGACACACCAGAAGCGGTTATCTTATCCGGGTTTGATCCGATTCGCCGGGAAGTGGCAAAAATGGCACTTGAAAAACTCGTTCAAGACGGTCGGATTCACCCGGCACGGATTGAAGAGATGGTCGACAAGTCACGTCGGGAAGTCGATGAACGGATTCGTGAAATCGGTGAAGAAGCGACATATGATGTCGGCATTCACGGGATTCACCCAGATCTCGTCAAAATTCTCGGTCGCTTGAAGTATCGGACGAGTTACGGTCAAAACGTATTGTTCCATTCACTCGAAGTCGCGCATCTTGCCGGTATGATGGCAGCTGAGCTCGGAGAAGATGTAACACTTGCGAAACGGGCCGGTCTCCTGCACGATATCGGGAAAGCGATTGACCACGAAGTGGAAGGAAGTCACGTTGAAATCGGTGTGGAACTTGGTACGAAGTACAAAGAACATCCAACCGTCATCAATGCGATTGCTTCCCACCACGGGGATACGGAAGCGACATCTGTCATTTCCGTTCTGGTCGCAGCCGCAGATGCCTTATCTGCCGCCCGTCCAGGTGCACGTCAAGAAACACTCGAGAGTTACATCCGACGTCTTGAACGTCTGGAAGAAATCTCAGAATCGTTTGACGGGGTAGAGAAGTCCTTTGCGATTCAAGCTGGTCGT
- the recA gene encoding recombinase RecA, producing the protein MSDRKAALEMALRQIEKQFGKGSIMKLGESPDQRVSVISSGSITLDIALGAGGYPRGRVIEVYGPESSGKTTVSLHAIAEVQKQGGQAAFIDAEHALDPAYASKLGVNIDELLLSQPDTGEQALEIAEALVRSGAVDILVVDSVAALVPKAEIEGEMGDSHMGLQARLMSQALRKLSGATNKSKTIVIFINQIREKIGVMFGNPETTPGGRALKFYSSVRLEVRRAEALKNGTDIVGNRTKLKVVKNKIAPPFKQAEVDIMYGQGISKFGELIDLGTDLDIVQKSGAWYSYNSERLGQGRENAKQYMIEHPDVADEVERLIREHHGLVDRKDPVDFEEGQDEDLFAE; encoded by the coding sequence GTGAGTGATCGTAAAGCAGCACTTGAGATGGCATTACGCCAGATTGAGAAACAATTTGGTAAAGGTTCAATCATGAAACTAGGTGAAAGCCCAGATCAGAGAGTATCCGTAATCTCTTCTGGATCAATCACATTAGATATAGCGCTCGGTGCAGGTGGATATCCACGTGGACGGGTAATCGAAGTCTATGGTCCGGAATCTTCTGGTAAAACGACAGTTTCGCTTCATGCGATTGCTGAAGTTCAAAAACAAGGCGGACAGGCGGCATTCATTGATGCTGAGCACGCACTTGATCCGGCTTATGCTAGCAAACTGGGTGTCAACATCGATGAGTTACTGTTATCACAACCGGATACAGGAGAGCAGGCACTTGAAATCGCTGAAGCTTTAGTCCGTTCAGGAGCTGTCGATATCCTCGTTGTCGACTCAGTAGCGGCACTTGTCCCGAAAGCCGAGATTGAAGGCGAAATGGGTGACTCGCATATGGGTCTGCAAGCCCGTTTGATGAGTCAGGCGTTACGTAAATTGTCTGGTGCGACAAACAAATCAAAAACAATCGTCATCTTCATCAACCAGATTCGTGAAAAAATTGGTGTCATGTTCGGTAACCCGGAAACAACTCCAGGTGGACGTGCCTTGAAATTCTATTCATCAGTCCGTCTTGAAGTCCGTCGTGCAGAAGCATTGAAAAACGGTACAGATATCGTCGGAAACCGGACGAAACTGAAAGTCGTTAAAAATAAAATCGCTCCGCCGTTCAAACAAGCGGAAGTCGATATCATGTATGGACAAGGAATCTCGAAATTTGGTGAATTGATTGATCTTGGAACAGATCTCGATATCGTCCAAAAAAGTGGAGCTTGGTATTCATACAATTCCGAGCGTCTTGGTCAAGGACGTGAAAATGCGAAACAATACATGATTGAACATCCGGATGTTGCGGATGAGGTCGAACGGTTGATTCGTGAGCATCACGGTCTCGTTGACCGCAAAGATCCAGTTGATTTTGAAGAAGGTCAAGACGAAGATTTGTTTGCAGAATAA